TTTACTAACTTTATCGGGATCTTGTATTGTATTGCTACTACATGagtgttgaggaaccaagcctagaTCGGAGTCAAGTCAACTTTACTGTCAATTTCAAAACATGGGCCAGAGATCTAGGAACCTAAATTGAGTTTATCTCTGGTCCACGATATAATAAGAACAAAACGATAGAATTAGGTCGAATAAGATAAgtaatatttaaaataataataacaatattattattattattgaattaaTAATATAAGATTAGTACTTGTTTACTCTTGTACGATGAGATGTAGTTAAAGTATCTCTGACTCTCCATCCTGATCCCCTTCAgggcccctccctcccagggGCCCCTCCCCGGGGTGCCTGGCCCCCGTCCTCCAGACCCCCGTGGTGACCCTGACCCATGTCCGGGTCCCCCTGTCAGGCCCCCCTGTAGGGGTGCTTTTCCCTCCGTCCACGCCGGGGCAGGGGCCCTCAGCCACGCCCTCCGTTGCGTTGCCAGGGGCAGGTTGCCAAGCAGCCGCCTCCACGCCTCTGTTGCCGCGCCTCAGCCAGGCGTCGGCCGTTGCCGGGGCAATGGACAAGCCTGGCTCAAGGGTGGTAAGacctgtgtgtttctatgttttgCTAATGCTATTGGCGATTGCTCACACATTGGTAAGACCTGTGTGTTTCGAcgctatgctaatgctaatgctaatgttgATTGCTAACACAGATCACTGCTGGTCCTTGAATGGCTAGCGAACCACGCCTCGTTTGAAATGACGTGACTTTTTATAGAGAATTTTATCCACACACAATATCTTATAGTCGGTTAAATCAGATGCAAcaacatttcaataaaataacattACCAAGAGAAAACTATCTAGACAAGGAACTTTGTAGCGTGATTAATGGACCGCTAGGATACCAGAAATAAAGTTGTTTCTAATTTTTTGAGAAAGCATGACATGAGAAACACAGTGATACCCACAAAAAGTGGGTCTGCATCCAAATAATAACCCAGAATAATACAGTGTTTGAAATGATTACATGCTCCAATGGGTTTCCCTCTATGTCTGGCTCAACCAATCAGTTGACTGCCAATAAAGCCTGTGACTTTAACCTTAATTAAAGTGATTTTCTTTAATTTGGTTTGGCATAGAGAAATTCAACATCTTGTGTAATCGTTTCAGGAACCTGTTGAAGGCCCAGGCAAGGCAGGTGAACAGGAGCAGAGGTCCAAGTGCTTGGTGGACTTCAATAAGATATACCTGCACCTCTCCCACCCCTGGAGGGAGGGCAAGGACGGCCCCCTCTCGCCCTTGGGTAGGGCACGTCTTTGTCTCCGTTATATTACAACGAAATAAGCGTCCACTAACTACACTGTGGGTTCATGCTGTCTGCAGTGGCTCTCCGTTTCGCTCCTCTTTTCCGTCAGTGTACCACTTGGTGGAGTGAGTCTCAAACAGCGTTTCTGACCCGAGCAACGAGACAAGTTGACTTTATTTCCAGGGACGGCTGGTATAAATGGGCTAACAGGGCTaagccctccctaccttttacagtaaaaatgaaaaaatattattacaaACCTTAGAAACCTAAAGCAGCACCAgcaccaaaaagtgacagaaaaacccaggaAATATGACATGTCTTCGTTTTTTTCTAGTGAACgggctaaatgtattcagccctagcggagtagcgtaagcttccattcaattttgattgacaggtatcgtgacacgcccccttcatatgcttcccatttgggctaaagtcATTCAACCCAAGCACAGTAGCGTAAGCGGgcattttattgtgattgacaggtgtcgtgacacgcccccatttgggctaatttAATTTAGCCCAAGCGCAatagcgtaagcttccattgacgtttgattgacaggtgccctgacacgcccccttcatatgcttcccatttgggctaaattagtttAGCCCAAAGGTTGACCTAGCGCAGTAGCTACAGTACAGTGaccttcgaccaatcacagcacagtagcGCAAGTGCAGTATGGTGGACGTTGGCATGAAAATGAACGAAGTGGATTATTTACTTTCTAATCggttttctttaatgtctttGGAGGAAAAATTGGAAGTGAAGAGATTGGGGACACATCAACCAAACGATGTACAGATTTACTGTCAGGAGTGAGGTCAGAGtatggccggtaatagtgcatttgtaagcaggtcaacaacgtttcgtatcgaaacattaaaaaagcctatgtctaaataacccaacataacgtgacaagtgtgtagagatagtggcccctctcccagctgcatttcagcgacaggcagtaacaataaggttctctaaggaatcggaaatgatctaatttaatgttgcatacaacattgccaaagaggagttgccattcaccaaatttaaatccgaaattattctcatgaagaaaaatggattaaacgtcaacccgacgtgtagcaatgagatggcatgtgcacaattcattgcaGTGATAGGCGACGccttaaagcaaaagacagctgcggacgtcggaaacgccacatgggcctacatgtccttcatgattgacggcgacacagacgtctccaccaaagagtgtgtgatcgACTACAGCCGCAATTTGCGCAATGGGAGAccggtcaacattttaattgtgtaatactttaagcacaaaaaaagttttattttgcttaatggtttagttcgaaatgttcaatttcagctcagtAAGCAcaccttattttttatttttatttataattgtgcttcaaataaagacaggcctttctctacaccttattcttgtttaaaaatcattcacattatatgaaagttatgaacagagatataaaggtgacctcatggcctctggagccctgtgaagtattgataaatgtaatgcattctttagcccacccacccaaaatcaccTCCAGCCGTCActgtttatttttacatttttatagaAAACACAAAATTATAATATCAAACGCACGGTCAAAGAACTTCCCCCAGTATCTGAGTCCTACTAGCAAAAGTCACGTCCAAACCTTAAAATTAGTATTAGTTAATACTAAACCCCTATTTATAGAATCGAAAACACAAAATATAGAAATGTTTTTTCAATTGTCATTACcaataataaattatttttcacaaacttattatcaatcgATGAGTTCCTCTTGGGCTCCTGCACTGTCTCCTCTCTGGGCTGCATGGGGTCTTGGTTTACTGTTTTAAGACCTAATTCCATTTCATTTCAATCGAATGAACAATGCCGTTTTCTTATCCTCTCTGATGAGTGGACCGGCCGTCCAACCGTTTATTATCTGATCTGATATCATCAGATCAGATAATAAAGGGTCTGATCTGATGATATCAGATCAGATAATAAAGGGTCTGATCTGATATCATCAGATCAGATAATAAAGGGTCTGATCTGATATCATCAGATCAGATAATAAAGGGTCTGATCTGATGATATCAGATCAGATAATAAAGGGTCTGATCTGATGATATCAGATCAGATAATAAAGGGTCTGATCTGATGATATCAGAAAAGATAATAAAGGGTCTGATCTGATGATATCAGATCAGACCCTTTATTATCTGATCTGATATCATCAGATCAGATAATAAAGGGTCTGATCTGATGATATCAGATCAGATAATAAAGGGTTGGACGGCCGCACCCCTCCCCAGAAGGCCGTTACGATGTTGACCTCCACGGTGGAACCCGCGTCGTTCCTTATTACTAATCGCCGTTCCTGATTGGTCGAAGTGAATCCAAGTCATAGTTGACGTTGCAAATAATTGCAGTGAGTCAGCGGCCACGGCCGTTTCCGTGGTAATCTGCTCACGAAGGTGACCTCATCACCAGTATTGTAGAATCATTACCCAAACACGACAGACCCATATTAGTAACTCAAAACTCGGTCAGGGTTTTCTGGAAGGTGGGCGTGGCTTTGAGCCGAGGGTGTTGGTGACGGATGCAGTGCAGTGTCTCAGCCGGCCGGGGGAAGGTAGGGCGGAGCTCTGAGGTCCCTGAGGAGCCTGGGGCGGGTCCCTGGTGGGCGTCACACGGGGCCCCTGGAAGTCGCCCTCTGgatagcctagcctagcctagcctagcctagccttctGGTCGGGACAACAGGGAAGTTTGGTCAATCaaagaaaaactgtaataaacGTCTCTTACTGCAATGATGGGACTCTACGTCACATTACGTCTCGTAATATGGAGATGGATTGAGATGTGCCAATTAAATGATTTGGCGCAAAATGCACTgaattcattgtgtgtgtgtgtgtgtgtgtgtgtgtgtgtgtgtgtgtgtgtgtgtgtgtgtgtgtgtgtgtgtgtgtgtgtgtgtgtgtgtgtgtgtgtgtgtgtgtgtgtgtgtgtgtgtgtgtgtgtgtgtttatatattataGTTATACATTACAGcttcattatattatattggcAATACCGGATCACAAGCCCTGTTGTGTTGTCTAGAAACACAATACTGTAATCTGACTACCTGTGATGTCAGGCAAATCGTATGATTAATTTCTTGCTGCCTTTCCTTTCCTGGCCTCCAGAGTGCGCTGTGGTGCTGGACCTGCTGATGGCGCTGCCAGAagagctccctctgctggatgGAGGCAAACTACGCCAGCACATGATCGAGGTAATAACGCAAACGCAGATAGAGGGTGTGGgccaaaataaagaaacaacacaATAAAAGTGTAATCCCGCACAGGCTTTAAAACTTGCTCGCTGTTTCTTTTCCCttctgttatttgttttgtgaATCTTAGTCAGGTTTTTTATGGGAAAAAGTTAAACATTACATGAAGAAGTCATGGCCCATAAAGCTTCACCCCGTTTAAAAGCGCGTGTCTTCACCTCTGGAATATGGCTGCAGACAATAAAACACCTTCAGTCATTCCTTTTACTGGAGTTGTTGGGTCGTCATGGATActtgaaaaataaatactaaagTCTGACTGATGTAAAGTGTCCCTGTTTACAATAATCGTATAGCTGTGGCTCCCAACAGGGTTAAACCCGGTACCATACCGGTAACCCCTGGTAAGGTACGAGGGGTAGAGGGGTTCAACTGTATCCAAATTAGAACGCAGATCAAACCCCTAAGGGGAGCACCGGCCTTTGGTTTAGAAAAAATTCACTctcattcaataaaaaaataaaaacgttgtAAATCCCCCAGAGAGGTAATCCCTTGGTTACAGCAGCCGTGAAAACACAGGATATAAAACAATACAATGACAATACAAAGTAGcgctaaagaaaacaaaaatagattcTAAAGTAAGGACAAACAGTATCAACAGTCTAAACAGTATAAATCATAAAGTGGCCCAGTGCCAGTACTTCACATTATTTAAatgcaatgtaaaaaaaaaatataataatagaaACAGTGACACCAACATATGCCTTGAGCGAGGGTTGTCATGCCCTACCTAGGTGCCTGGAGCAGTGTCCGCGTGCTACACCCCGCCTGGGTGACTTTTACAGGGCTATAAGGGCGCGGGGGATGGCGGCGTTGGAATCCGGTTTAATGATGTTTTTACAACGATACACGGCCCGATGCTGCCGTGCACGAGGGCGTGTGGTGAGGGCTGGTCTAATCTGTGCACACAGATTACTCACTGCAGCCCAGGTATGTAGCCTCACCCAGCCGCAGAGTCCAGTAGCactgggccaggtgaggctgcttcaccAAGctatccccacccccccccccacacacacacacacacacacacacacacacacacccccccaccggCCACGTCCACTCACCCACCAAACGTGCAGGGGCACTCTGTTTCACTCCTCTCAGAGAAAGTCTTTGTTGagtatttgttgttttatttcttttttatatcacagcaaaattaaaaaaaaagaagagcaaaataataatatcaaacacacagaaaagaaAGAACTGTGTTGCTTCCCACAGTATCTGATTCCAACTCACCAAAGTTAAAGTCCAACCCTAATAATTAGTATTGGTTAATACCAAACAGAAACGTCATATTTCTATAACCGGAAATACAAATAGAGAGATGTTTTTATCATTAacacataaccctaaccctaaccgtaaataataaaacaatcatCATTACCAATAATTAATTGTTTTTTATCGAACTTCTCATTAACCAATGAGATCCCCTTTGGCACACTGTCCCCTCAACCAACAACGCACGCCACGGAGGATCAACAAAGCTGCTCTTTCTGCCCAACCCGCTgacgtctctctcccccctgacccctgacccctgaccccatgCAGACCTACGCCAGCCTCTCCGCCCCCGCGCCGCGGGCAGAGAGGGGTGAAGTCCCCCCGCCGCCGGCCGCGGCCACCCGCCCCGGCCCCGCCGAAGCGGAACCCAGCCGGGACGCCGTGAACTCGGCCGCCGCGGGAGAACACAACTACTCGAATGACCGCGGCGAGCGCGTGGTAGCGGCGAAGACaaccacgccgccgccgccgcccgagCCCCCGCTGTGCCCCCTCAACCCGTTCAAGCTGCCCTTGAAGCTCTTGGTGAAACGCTCTTAGCTAGCCTGTGGACACACGCCGCGCCCCGACGTAGCGCTCGCTGTATGCCCGGTCCTCCCTGTTTACGTTCTGTGAGGCGCACAGGGTCTGACGCACGTCAagaagtacgtctggcgtcgcTGAACGTGAACGCAGTGTGCGGGGGTTTGAGGCAGGGCCGTAGAGAGAGCTCGTCTGGGGCTGCAGTTGTGTCGGGCCCCCCAGACCCCATCTAGCCCAGACTCTGCATGCATGTAAAACCTTTTCTAATGAATGTCCGTGGGATCCGCAAGTGAGAGTGAAGTTTATTCTGTATGGTATGGTTGTTACTATTGAGATATGTTTGTGATAATAAATACCCCTTCAAAGGTCATGCGCTTGCCTGAACCGCTAGTTAATGAATATTCGGTCAATCATTAAAGACCAATGCAACCAAACCCATTTTTGAAGAAATTATACGTAACACCTACATTGTCGGTTAAAAGATTTTGAATCTGTTCGATCTGTTCTACCCTGGCCTGAAATCGTTT
This is a stretch of genomic DNA from Gadus chalcogrammus isolate NIFS_2021 chromosome 17, NIFS_Gcha_1.0, whole genome shotgun sequence. It encodes these proteins:
- the snapc2 gene encoding snRNA-activating protein complex subunit 2, whose translation is MKPPPRQRILTKRYEERRTVQKQVRVRRELMENVCTWGVTEQRRLLKGLEWLKHHRRVEPDIDYEWLQKRVPKRSIEQLCTVVRELKVRAVSRGASQLRRQRSNEAGLEGEGEEPLQLWRETARFVAGDMEGDIAKAFSQMLVVSSTEHQTPFNSAVSPPRSGHAQPPTTGPVTPGPLPPRGPSPGCLAPVLQTPVVTLTHVRVPLSGPPVGVLFPPSTPGQGPSATPSVALPGAGCQAAASTPLLPRLSQASAVAGAMDKPGSRVEPVEGPGKAGEQEQRSKCLVDFNKIYLHLSHPWREGKDGPLSPLECAVVLDLLMALPEELPLLDGGKLRQHMIETYASLSAPAPRAERGEVPPPPAAATRPGPAEAEPSRDAVNSAAAGEHNYSNDRGERVVAAKTTTPPPPPEPPLCPLNPFKLPLKLLVKRS